Below is a genomic region from Balaenoptera acutorostrata chromosome 9, mBalAcu1.1, whole genome shotgun sequence.
aaaaaaaaaaaatccctcgcCTAGATTGTCATGATGAGGGCCACTGTAGACTTTTGAGCCAACCCAACCCCTTGGGTCATCTCAGAACTAATCTGGCCTTCAGCAGAGGAGGTATTAGGAAAGCAGTAGTTTGCCTTTTACATTACTTCTTCCCACTCCCGGATAGTCTGCTGCAAGGGAATTTATGGAAACACAGGGTGTCTGGGTACATAAACTCCCAGAGTCCTACTTCTTGCCTGGGGCCTCAattccttcccattttacagaccctGCCAAATTCTCTCCCCTTCTTTTAACAATGACTATGGGACCAATCAAGAGGTGCTGACAAGGGCACTATTATCAATggtccaaagtttttttttttttttccctgtcctGAGTCCGTGGTCATGAGCTGTAATTTCTAAGGCAGAGCtgcttaaacttttatttatttttttattttattttatttatttaatttaatttatttatttattggctgcgttgggtcttccgttgctgtgcgctggctttctctagttgcagcgagcggggggcacTCTTCTTTGCGGCGCGAGggcttttcactgcagtggcttctcttgttgtggagcacaggctctaggcacgcaggcctcagtagttgtggcacacgggcttcagtagttgtggctcacgggctgaagagcacaggctcagcagttgtggcacacgggctcagttgctccacggcatgtgggatcctcccggaccagggctcgaacccgtgtcccctgcattggcaggcggactcctaaccactgcgccaccagggaagccctgcttaaaCTTTTAAGAGGCATGGATCTTATGAAAGCTATGGCCCTTCCTGCCATAAAAACCTATATATATGCCCATGTGCAATTTTGCCTACAATTCGAAGGGTTCATAAGCCTCTTAAAGATCATCTGTGGATCCCTTTGGAGGAATTTTCTCAAACTAGGCCCCAGACCAGAATTCCTAAATCAGAATCTGGAGGagtgggacccaggaatctgcatttttatcaGCTCCCTAAGTGAGTCTTTAGAAACACTTAAGTCCGAAACTGTTCAACTAAGTGTCCATAGGTTCCCATTTAAGAATGTCTGCCctaatgaaaggaaataaatggaagTAGCAGGAAGAGAATTAAAGACTCATTCTGTTGTCTTGAATCTCCTGGCTGCATTTCTTCTCCATCTGTCTCTATAACAGAGAAGCGTGCCCATTCTGGGAGAAGGGATGGGGGATAGGAAAGGGAGCCCTAGGGGCCAAGGAGGTGTGTGAACAAGTAAGGCAGACTCTGTAACTTAGCAGAGTATCATCCCCGTTCTCATTTAGGACCGACTGCGATTCCTCCGCCTCCTTACTCTGCTCCTTCCCTGTTGCCAATGTCTCACTGGCTAAGGGTGGACGTGATCGGGTGAGTACCGGGAGCTGAAGAGAGGTTTCATGAGAGCTTTGATGATTTGAAACAGGAAGGCTTGAGAAAGACCTGGACGTCAGGGACCGAGTAATAGAGACTAAAAGGAAGGCTTTCAAGGAAAGGGAGGTTAAAGAAAAAGTCCAAATGAATTGTGTGGattattctttcctccttcttaaaTTGTTTCAGCCAGCCCATATCTACTAGATAAGGTGTATTTTAGATGTAAATGAACCTAAATTAACAGATCAGCTATCTTACAGAACTAGGATGGAATCCACCCAAGAGTTTTGAAAGTATGTTAAATTATGAAACCGTTGACAGATATGTGTAACCTGCCATTACAAAGGGTACTGTGCCAGAGGACTGGCCGAATGCCAGTATGCCTTCAACAAACCTAGAAACCCTGGGAAATGCAGAATGGGAATGCATCCTTCTCTGTTAGGCAAGCTGCTGGAGGCTCTGAAAAAGGGTAGGATCCCAGAACACTTCAGAAGGATCTTGGAGGATCAAGAGCATTTCTGATCACCAGAGTTTTTTGAGTTGTCAGCAGTGTAATGAGAAGTCATCAGAAATCAGACTTACTAAGAGTttaaatatcatttgaaaatgatttttcaaaaattgtaCTTGGGAGAATACTGACCTAAAGATAAAAAACACAGGATAGAAATAAATGGTCACTCTGAAGGGAGGAGTGTAAACTGTAGAGTCTGGGGCCCCCTGGGGTTGACAATACAAATAACCTGGGAGACTGTGTATTCTGTATCCTGTGACATCTTCCAGTTTACTGCCAGGGTAACACTATCCAGAAAGCTTACCAGGTGGGATGAGTGGATCCCAAATGGAGATTTCAAAATGGTGAAGTggggaagggaattccctggcggtccagtcgttaggactccacactttcactgctgagggtccaggttcaatccctggggggagaactaagatcctgcaagctgcacggtgtgaccaaaaaaaaaaaaaaaaaaaagtggtgaagTGGAATGTTGGGCATTGCAAGACAGAGGATTATCATTTTAGTTCTGCTACTCAGGAAAGTAACTTGGAGATGATCATAGAATGTTCTGTGAAAACATTTGTTCAATGTGTTTTTGtggcttaataataataataataaatggaatATATTGAGAGGGGAATAGAAACAAAGCCACAGTACATTTGCACCTGGGATGCTGCATGCATTTGTGTGGCTGCCCATCGTATATCATAATGGTTGGGGACTCAAGGAGCCTAAAACAGTTGGGTACCAGGCTGCTGGATGAGGAAGGGATGGAAGGATGAAGGGTGAGGCCCAAGTCCCTGATAATTAAAGCAGATtgatcatttcattcatttctagtgaacatttttgaatgaatgcatgaaataATGGGTCTACTCTGTGTGTAACACCTTGTTTAGAAATAGAAGATGTGgtcctgctttcaaggagcttacaggATTGACAGAAATCTATACATTGCATTAAGTAGCAAAGACGCAGATTCTGCATTTCAGAAGAATTTGTGAAGAATTAGACAGGTGTGAGACTATGGAGATGGTGAGGCTCAAAGTGGGCCTTTTAAGGAAGAGTGAATACTATGTGGGAACGGAGGAGAGGGAGAACCTGCCCACCAGGCAGACAAATGCGAACAAAGGCAGGACTCATTCACAAGATTCTGGTATTAGATTTTGTGGATGCCCTTGGAGGAGATGACATAATTACtggtttaaaaagataaaaatatatataaaaatctttattgaggtataattcacatagtGTACAAGTCACCAttcaaaatgtacagttcagtcgtttttagtatattcagagttgagcaaccatcaccataatcaattttagaacattttcatcaccccagaaagaaacccatacCCACTAcctagcagtcactccccatttccctcctgCCCATCCAGAGAACTACCGATTTTAATGTTTCAAAGAATTCAGTGAAGCAACTGGCTTAGATTCATCTGGCCTCTACAGGGGGGTAGGAATCTCATGGAATCCATTTTTGTCAAGACGTAATTCAGACCGAAAATAAGAATCTGTATAAAGAAAGACTTTGATCAGTGGTTTTTCACCTATTACCCTATGGATAAAATGCTCAAAGTACCCTCATAGCCATATCTAGATTTCGGAGCTAGTACACTATTAGGGTTAGGGGAAAgtttttttcaacttctttttttttttttttaatccactcccTCTTTGGTTAAAACCAGAAGCTTTACCATCACCCCTGTGATCCTTATGTGTCACCCTGAGGGGGTCATGCGTAGGACAAGCATAGCTGAATACAGGATTAGAGGAATATGGGAACAGCCCGGAAGGACCAGCGTGTGTTTGGTGGCACATGTTTAACCCTTTGAGGTTAACCCCAGTGAAGAAGCCTTCCTGCTGTGAGTCTCAGGGTTCTACCAACAGAACCAAGATAAAGGACCCAGAACGCCGTAAGATGGTGTTGAGTGACAGTGACTGTGCGACAGCTGGCTAGGGAGATGGTGAGCACTTCTGGCACTCGGTTAATTAATAATGTAAGTGAAGGTAGGCTGGGTCCGGGGAGATGGCCTCACGGGGACAGAGAGACCTGAGTCACAGATGGCCCAGTTGGCAACATGACGGTTCACTTTTGGAAAAGAAATGTGACACAGCCTTTCTCGAAAAGAGTGATTCAGTAGAGCAGACAGGATACTGAAGATCTCAGAAGTGGGAGGGATCCAGCCACCAGAAGGGGGCAGCACTTTCTTGGGACCAGAGAGATTGAGAGGCCTGTTTTGAGAGCGGAGGGTTGTGGCAGAGTGtttggaggggaaggggggaggtggTACAGGGGCAGcgcaattaagaaaaaatttttttaaagagacggGGCTACCTTGGGCAGGTGCTGATGTATGGACAGCCGTACCGCGTTACCTTAGAGCTTGAGCTGCCAGAGTCTCCTGTGAATCAAGATTTGGGCATGTTCTTGGTCACCATTTCATGCTACACCAGAGGCGGCCGAATCATCTCCACCTCTTCACGCTCCGTGAGTGTTCATTCCTAGCCTGTCTAGGAGGGTGTGGAGAATGATGACAGATGTCAGAGTATCTGGGTAGGGCTTCAGGAGAAAACATCCCAGCTCTGAAGTCACAGACACATCAGGATAGGCAAGAGGTGTCAGTTTACCACACCAGACAAACACCCCCTAACATCTGACGCGCATGTCCAGCTTCGGGGTCAAGTCTGAAGAGTGGAGCCACCCTGAAAACAGGGGCTTCTTTGGAGCCAGGCAAGCCTGGCCTCGAATCCTCACTCAGAACATGCTAGCTGAGGGGCAATTTACTTAACCCCTTAGTTATAAAGTGCTGTAAGTGAATATAGTAGTAACTCCCTCATAACAAAACTAGTTTGGATTCAATGAGGAAATAgtgggtgttcaataaatgttagattcTGTTCTTAATTATCAACAGAACCATATCATGAAGCAAATCCCCGAATGTCCACATGGGGGAAAAAGCTTCAGATGGTACACTGGAACATACATTCTGTTCTGGATTATAGAACCATTTGGGGGAAAGGTAGATCAGAGACAGTGTGGGGCTTCACCTAGGAGGGTTTCTTAGAAAAGGGGGCTTTGTTGTATTGGAATAGAGACACGTGGCCTGGTAGGGCAGGGCAGGGATGTCATTCAAGTGTTTGCAACGGTTGGGTCAAGACTTGGGTTTTGGGGGCGTGGTAGGAAGTGAGAGTGAGGGAGCAGGGACCGGGGAAGAAGCAGCCTTCCTAGCCTGCTCAGGGGTGGTGGAGGGGCGGGCACCCgtccccagcctctccctcctgGCCCTGGCAGGTGATGCTGCATTACCGCTCAAACCTGCTCCAGATGCTTGACACCCTGGTCTTCTCTAGCCTCCTGCTGTTTGGCTTTGCAGAGCAGAAGCAGGTCCTGGAGGTGGAGCTGTACCCAGAATACAGGGAGAACTCGGTAAGGGGGGAAGGAGGACTAGGAGACAGCCCTCCCCACAAGCCCAGAATTTTACCTGAGGAGCTTCTGGGCTCGGTCAGGAGGGACAGCAGTAGAGGCTGGAAGTGGGCCTCAGATTGGCCTGGTAAGAGTGACGGCGGCAGGATCCTGGCCTGATGTGCTGCCACCACTGCCCACCCGCCTGCAGTATGTGCCGACCACCGGAGCCATTATCGAGATCCACAGCAAGCGCATCCAGCTGTACGGAGCCTACCTCCGCATCCACGCCCACTTCACTGGGCTCAGGTGAGGAAGCGCCGGCGTGGCCTGGGCAGCTCTCGTGGGGCTGTCCTTAAGTGAAGAGGGTCCTAAGCAGAGGCGACGGGTTTTACAGGTTTTACTTAGGCCACAGATTCTCCACCCTGACTGCACATCAGTATATCAGGTCcctggggaactttaaaaaaatactgatgcctgggccccACGCCAAGACCAGGATTTGTTAGGGTCATACCAGGCCGTCAGACTTTGTGAAAGCACCCCAGGGAAAGGTCATGTGCAGTCAGTGTTGAGAGCTGCTCTCTTGAACACTCGGCTCAGTGGGTGGGAGCCAGGGGATGGAGCCCAGCTCTAGCCAAACTGGTGAATCGCCCTAGAAGTTATTTCTGGGAAATGAGAAGGCTGGTACTCCCTGGTAGCTGCTACTCCCCTCCTGTCTCCGCTTCCTGCTTCAGGTACCTGCTGTACAACTTCCCGATGACCTGCGCCTTCGTTGGTGTCGCCAGCAACTTCACCTTCCTCAGCGTCATCGTGCTCTTCAGCTACATGCAGTGGGTGTGGCGGGGCATCTGGCCCCGACACCGCCTCTCTCTGCAGGTCGCAAAggacccctttcctctccccttcatGATCCTTCTTTGGGGAGTGGGCAGGAGCATGTTGGGGGCTGGGGCTGAAGGGCCCTGATCACCGGTGAGGGAAGGCAGTCCTTGCTGCTCAGGAGTTCCCCCCTACAGGTAAACATCCGAAACAGAGACAGTTCCCGCAAGGAAGTCCAGCGGAGGATCTCTGCCCATCAGCCAGGTAACGGTGATGGCTGGGGGCTGGGTGAGGAGGCTCCTGCGCCGTCCAGTATGAGGCTTTAGGTGCTCACATACCAAGCCGAAGGTCAAGGGAAAGGCTGAATGGCGTGAAGTCGGCACTGCCATCCAGGCACAGCTGCCCTAGCCCTGCCCTGTCCTCTACCCCCTTTGGAGGCACAGGGCCCCAAGGCCAGGAGGAGTCCACTCAGCTGTCACCCATTACAGAGGACAGTGAGAGCCGTGCAGATCCCTCGGAGCCAGGTAAGGTGCAGCAGCCCGACCTCCTTCCTGACTCCTCTCAGCCCTCCCCTTCAGCCTCCTCCAGACTGACCTCTGCCTTCCccctggggctgcaggaggcCAGCTGTCTGAGGAGGAGAAACCAGATCCA
It encodes:
- the BSCL2 gene encoding seipin isoform X1, producing MSKEMADRREEGAAGGKEACRDQIKESDKDEEPPAASSHGQGWRPGGRAPRNSRPEPGARPPALPIMVNDPPVPALLWAQEMGHVLAGRARKLLLQFGVLFCTILLLLWVSVFLYGSFYYSYMPTVSHLSPVHFYYRTDCDSSASLLCSFPVANVSLAKGGRDRVLMYGQPYRVTLELELPESPVNQDLGMFLVTISCYTRGGRIISTSSRSVMLHYRSNLLQMLDTLVFSSLLLFGFAEQKQVLEVELYPEYRENSYVPTTGAIIEIHSKRIQLYGAYLRIHAHFTGLRYLLYNFPMTCAFVGVASNFTFLSVIVLFSYMQWVWRGIWPRHRLSLQVNIRNRDSSRKEVQRRISAHQPGGTGPQGQEESTQLSPITEDSESRADPSEPGGQLSEEEKPDPQPLSGEEELEPEASDGSGSWEDAALLTEANLPVSAPALAPETVGSSEPSAGTVRQRPICSSS
- the BSCL2 gene encoding seipin isoform X4 — encoded protein: MVNDPPVPALLWAQEMGHVLAGRARKLLLQFGVLFCTILLLLWVSVFLYGSFYYSYMPTVSHLSPVHFYYRTDCDSSASLLCSFPVANVSLAKGGRDRVLMYGQPYRVTLELELPESPVNQDLGMFLVTISCYTRGGRIISTSSRSVMLHYRSNLLQMLDTLVFSSLLLFGFAEQKQVLEVELYPEYRENSYVPTTGAIIEIHSKRIQLYGAYLRIHAHFTGLRYLLYNFPMTCAFVGVASNFTFLSVIVLFSYMQWVWRGIWPRHRLSLQVNIRNRDSSRKEVQRRISAHQPGGTGPQGQEESTQLSPITEDSESRADPSEPGGQLSEEEKPDPQPLSGEEELEPEASDGSGSWEDAALLTEANLPVSAPALAPETVGSSEPSAGTVRQRPICSSS
- the BSCL2 gene encoding seipin isoform X2 — protein: MSKEMADRREEGAAGGKEACRDQIKESDKDEEPPAASSHGQGWRPGGRAPRNSRPEPGARPPALPIMVNDPPVPALLWAQEMGHVLAGRARKLLLQFGVLFCTILLLLWVSVFLYGSFYYSYMPTVSHLSPVHFYYRTDCDSSASLLCSFPVANVSLAKGGRDRVLMYGQPYRVTLELELPESPVNQDLGMFLVTISCYTRGGRIISTSSRSVMLHYRSNLLQMLDTLVFSSLLLFGFAEQKQVLEVELYPEYRENSYVPTTGAIIEIHSKRIQLYGAYLRIHAHFTGLRYLLYNFPMTCAFVGVASNFTFLSVIVLFSYMQWVWRGIWPRHRLSLQVNIRNRDSSRKEVQRRISAHQPGTGPQGQEESTQLSPITEDSESRADPSEPGGQLSEEEKPDPQPLSGEEELEPEASDGSGSWEDAALLTEANLPVSAPALAPETVGSSEPSAGTVRQRPICSSS
- the BSCL2 gene encoding seipin isoform X3; translated protein: MSKEMADRREEGAAGGKEACRDQIKESDKDEEPPAASSHGQGWRPGGRAPRNSRPEPGARPPALPIMVNDPPVPALLWAQEMGHVLAGRARKLLLQFGVLFCTILLLLWVSVFLYGSFYYSYMPTVSHLSPVHFYYRTDCDSSASLLCSFPVANVSLAKGGRDRVLMYGQPYRVTLELELPESPVNQDLGMFLVTISCYTRGGRIISTSSRSVMLHYRSNLLQMLDTLVFSSLLLFGFAEQKQVLEVELYPEYRENSYVPTTGAIIEIHSKRIQLYGAYLRIHAHFTGLRYLLYNFPMTCAFVGVASNFTFLSVIVLFSYMQWVWRGIWPRHRLSLQVNIRNRDSSRKEVQRRISAHQPGPQGQEESTQLSPITEDSESRADPSEPGGQLSEEEKPDPQPLSGEEELEPEASDGSGSWEDAALLTEANLPVSAPALAPETVGSSEPSAGTVRQRPICSSS